One Fibrobacter sp. UBA4297 DNA window includes the following coding sequences:
- a CDS encoding TIGR04133 family radical SAM/SPASM protein — protein MQLSLKKKLALEAYRLYRHNEIKAHPLTYFFWECTLRCNLHCLHCGSDCVKDAIPDMPREDFMNELDKLAPHIDPKHFIVVITGGEPLMRPDLEECGLEIKKRGYPWGMVTNGLAMTPERYSRLLNAGLRSLTISLDGLEANHNHFRGDPHSFERALRAIDMAAHTQGLTFDVMTCVNRENLKELPKILDLLLKIGVKRWRIATVFPKGRAKDNPLFQLTNQEFRQVFDFIREVKSMNVINVNYGCEGFLGSYEKDARNYPFFCRAGVNVSSVLCDGSISACPSLRGDYIQGNIYKDDLWDVWQNRYQVMRDRSWAKIGDCKTCKYWRYCEGSSLHLRDEKTKELAYCHVQRLEAAGA, from the coding sequence ATGCAACTTTCGCTTAAAAAGAAACTCGCTCTCGAAGCTTATCGTCTTTACCGCCACAACGAAATCAAGGCGCACCCGCTCACGTACTTTTTCTGGGAATGCACGCTCCGCTGCAACTTGCACTGTTTGCACTGCGGTAGCGACTGCGTCAAGGACGCCATCCCCGACATGCCCCGCGAAGACTTTATGAACGAGCTCGACAAGCTCGCTCCGCACATCGACCCGAAGCACTTTATCGTGGTCATAACCGGCGGCGAACCGTTGATGCGCCCGGACCTCGAAGAATGCGGCCTAGAAATCAAGAAACGCGGCTACCCCTGGGGCATGGTCACGAACGGTCTTGCGATGACTCCCGAACGCTACTCGCGCCTCTTGAACGCAGGGCTGCGTTCGCTTACCATCAGTCTTGACGGCCTCGAAGCAAACCACAACCATTTCCGCGGCGACCCGCATAGCTTTGAACGTGCCCTCCGCGCCATCGACATGGCGGCCCACACGCAAGGACTCACCTTCGACGTGATGACCTGCGTGAACCGCGAAAACCTCAAAGAACTCCCGAAGATTCTCGACTTGCTTTTGAAAATCGGCGTGAAGCGCTGGCGCATTGCAACCGTGTTCCCGAAGGGCCGCGCCAAGGACAATCCGCTGTTCCAGCTTACGAACCAGGAATTCCGCCAAGTGTTCGACTTCATCCGCGAAGTAAAATCGATGAACGTCATCAACGTGAATTATGGCTGCGAAGGATTCCTAGGCAGCTACGAGAAAGACGCACGCAACTACCCGTTCTTCTGCCGCGCCGGCGTAAACGTCTCTTCCGTGCTCTGCGACGGAAGTATCTCGGCTTGCCCGAGCTTGCGCGGCGACTACATCCAAGGCAACATCTACAAAGACGACCTCTGGGACGTGTGGCAAAACCGCTATCAGGTGATGCGCGACCGCAGCTGGGCTAAAATAGGCGACTGCAAGACCTGCAAATACTGGCGCTACTGCGAAGGCTCCAGCCTGCACCTCAGAGACGAGAAAACTAAGGAATTAGCCTACTGCCATGTGCAGCGATTAGAGGCTGCTGGGGCATAA
- a CDS encoding type B 50S ribosomal protein L31, whose amino-acid sequence MKEGIHPNYQPVVFVDANTGKEYITRSTKSSAEKKTIDGVEYNVISLEITADTHPFWTGKQHRVDTAGRIDSFNKRYGGGANITSAKRKTRKAAPVKAEEEA is encoded by the coding sequence ATGAAAGAAGGTATCCACCCTAATTATCAACCGGTCGTGTTCGTCGATGCGAATACGGGTAAAGAATACATCACCCGCTCCACGAAGTCTTCCGCCGAAAAGAAGACTATCGATGGTGTTGAATATAACGTGATTTCCTTGGAAATCACTGCTGATACCCATCCGTTCTGGACGGGCAAGCAGCATCGCGTGGATACGGCTGGCCGTATCGACAGCTTCAACAAGCGCTATGGCGGCGGTGCTAACATCACCTCTGCAAAGCGTAAGACGCGCAAGGCTGCTCCGGTCAAGGCTGAAGAAGAAGCTTAA